One Rouxiella sp. S1S-2 genomic window, GCACCGGCCAAGGCAAAGTGGTCGGAGTATTATTGATTAACAGCTGTGGGCGTCGGTGCCACCAGTTCACGCACTCTAGCTCTGGGAACAGTTGACCGAGCATCTCAAGGTGCGCGATGGCCTGCACCCCGGCCCCTAGCAGCAGTACGCGGCGTACTTTTCGCGGTGCGGCGTAGCGTAGGGCAATGGCTGACACTGCCGCTGTGCGCGCCGCGGTTAAGGCGCTGCTCTCGACTAATCCCAGAGGCAGGCCGCTGTCCGCACGGTTGACCAATGTTAACGGCATTGACTGCGGTAAACCATCGTCTGCATCGGGGCGATGTGCGGTCCACTTGACGCCAACGGCGTTGAAACGTCCGCCAACTTTGGCCGGCAGCGCGTAGGTTTTACCTCGCTCACCCTGCAGCGTAACGTGGATTTCAGCAGGCATTTCCGTTTCACCTTGACGCATAAGCGTGACAACGTCACATGCATCATTAAACGCTTCCTGCGTGTCTGCTCCGCCTAGCTCAGCCACGTTCTGCTGACTCAAGTAGCGAAATCCGCCGTTCATATCAGTGCTCCAGCAGTGTTTTAGCAAACGGGTAAAGCGCCGGAGAACCGCCGCAGTGCACGAAAATTACCCGCGCACCGGCCTGAATTTTCCCTTGTTCCACCAGACTGATTAAGCCGTGCATTGCCTTGCCGGTGTAGACCGGATCCAACAGTACGCCTTCGGCCTGCGCAACCCGATAAATTGCCTCAATGCCACCGGGAGAAGGCACGCCGTAGGCGGTGCCAACAAAACCGTCCTCAATCCAGATATCCTCCGCGGCCCACTGCTGCGGCCACTCCAACAGGTCGGCACAGTCCTGCGCCATATTTGAAATTTTATCCTGAAACCACGCAGCTTTGGCGCTCACGCTAATGCCCACAATTTGTGTCTCGGGCCAGTATTGGCGAGCGCCAACGTAGAGTCCCGCCAACGTACCGCCCGAGCCGGTTGGCGCAACAATCACCTGCGGCGGTTGCTGGCCGCGCGCTTTAAGCTGAGCGTCCATCTCCTCAATGGCGCGAACGTAGCCTAACGCCCCCAGCGGTGTGGCTCCGCCAAGCGGAATAATCAACGCTTTTTCCCCGCGGGCTTCGGCCGCTGCAGCGTGGGCGTTCATGGCGCCTTCTATTTGAGTAAAATAACCGTCAGGATCGAGGAATTCGAGTTCGGCACCGAACAGTTTGTCGAGCAGAAGATTGCCCTGATATACCTCCGGCGGATTACCGCGCAGCACCAGTATCGGCTTCATGCCGAACTTTCGCGCCGCCGCCGCCACCATTCGCGCGTGATTAGACTGGTGCCCGCCGGTAGTTATCACTACCTTGACCTGTTTATTGCAGGCGTCGGCCATTAAATACTCGAGCTTACGCACTTTGTTGCCGCCGCCGCCGAATCCGGTGTAGTCATCGCGTTTGATATCGAGTTCGATACCCAGCGATGCGCCGAGGTTGCTTAGGCGCTCTAGAGGCGTAGGGAAAAAGCCCAGAGCAACGCGTTCAAAATCATTGGATTGTTTCATCATTCAGTCTCTGTTAATTATTTTGAAAATTTGAGATCCAGTCGATTAT contains:
- a CDS encoding 1-aminocyclopropane-1-carboxylate deaminase/D-cysteine desulfhydrase; the encoded protein is MKQSNDFERVALGFFPTPLERLSNLGASLGIELDIKRDDYTGFGGGGNKVRKLEYLMADACNKQVKVVITTGGHQSNHARMVAAAARKFGMKPILVLRGNPPEVYQGNLLLDKLFGAELEFLDPDGYFTQIEGAMNAHAAAAEARGEKALIIPLGGATPLGALGYVRAIEEMDAQLKARGQQPPQVIVAPTGSGGTLAGLYVGARQYWPETQIVGISVSAKAAWFQDKISNMAQDCADLLEWPQQWAAEDIWIEDGFVGTAYGVPSPGGIEAIYRVAQAEGVLLDPVYTGKAMHGLISLVEQGKIQAGARVIFVHCGGSPALYPFAKTLLEH
- a CDS encoding ornithine cyclodeaminase family protein, which codes for MNGGFRYLSQQNVAELGGADTQEAFNDACDVVTLMRQGETEMPAEIHVTLQGERGKTYALPAKVGGRFNAVGVKWTAHRPDADDGLPQSMPLTLVNRADSGLPLGLVESSALTAARTAAVSAIALRYAAPRKVRRVLLLGAGVQAIAHLEMLGQLFPELECVNWWHRRPQLLINNTPTTLPWPVHEYADLPQAIALENDAILTCTSAAEPLIDADAIRPGRIVIQVGYHEVSFAAINRCSRVVVDLWGDFCESSAKSLFQMYRAGQFSAGRVDADLGNLLLDGWRPAADDSVYFSSFGLNVFDVALAARVLTRATERNVGTLLSLFSASHYDQDKPC